The Epinephelus fuscoguttatus linkage group LG19, E.fuscoguttatus.final_Chr_v1 genome contains the following window.
CTGAATGTTAACACAGCtttgtttacaaaaaaattCCACAAGGCACCTTTAATCATCAGTCTTTCTCTAAAAGTTCAGGGTGTGTccactgctcacacacacacacacacacattttttttttttttaaaatgtaaacattttatttattgatccATCTCTCAAATGGTTGGCACTTGCAAAAAATTGGGCGGTAAAGGCCCACCCAGAcccctgtgtatgtgtgataaTGGATGATTTTTTTGTTCCTTTAGACTGAGGTAAGGCTGTGTCTGATTTTCAAGACTTGCTCCCAAACTGGAACTTTAACAtccaatagagtgtgccagggctgacgtcaaaacccagaAGGTTCCGGGAAGAGAAAgcgaatgtgatttttgcattgcgttttggattatgtcagaaaataagctccgtggctaacacaagtttatgctacttacaggttttgttcagcgagataatcttcacatatgaacacctttcataccgcatttgaagcttaaatgcgatcgccagaagtaaaaagctaattttaggctttaacggactacatgactactctaCGGTCGCATGACCACTAAGTTTTCAACAGATTttggccgctttattttaaaaacattgtataatggggaaatcggactatttaagctaaataagaagctgtaatggcggactgccagcactctcgcctcttCGGGGGtgatgatgttaaaaaaaacctgaaactcgcttaagcttttgttaaccacagaccttatttgaggcattttaccaaaatcccattcaaaaaacgtattgacttttagacgagagaaccggaagtgctaaaagcgctatcGGAGTtacgggtttactggcacactctataccACACCCACCCTGTAGCTCTATTTTTGGCCATGCAAGAGGCACGGCTCTTGGCATGGCAAtgtgtgtcagtcagtctgcCGCTttgttcagactgaaatatctcagcaactggatggattgccatcaAACTTTGGTCCATTCAGGATGATATCTACTGGCTTTGGTGATCCAGCTAGCTTCATCTTTGTTGTGTAGGTGAATAGGAAAGGCCTACACAGCAATAAAACAGACCCACTTGCTTCAGTAAATCCAGTTATCATTTCCAGACTTTGGCTGTTTGAACAGAAGCACCGTCACCCCATCATTCCTTCTCACCTGGCATAACCATAGCTCCCTATTCTCTCCAGCAAATCAGTCCAAGGCTGATTCACTTGTTCACTAACATAACGTTTGTATGCTGTTCATTTATTAGCTTCAGAGAAGAAGCTATAGGCTACCCCTGGGTAACATAGGGATATTTCTTTTGCAAACATTTACAGGATGATAAACTTAATCTCTGAATTTACTCTTTGCTACATTTATTTCAATGGCAACACAAAAGATAGCCGACTGATAGTAACATTAACACTACAAACATCAATTGATAGTTATGTTAGCTTACCATGCTGCctgcattttttcatattttttaatttacacaAAACGAGCGTGTacagtgtttatattttatagCTTAAAATAGGAAATTGACtcttttcccattgccagtCGATAATAATgccttttagattttttttcttttctggtgCGTCACGCTCTATGCCACAAACGCACCAGAAAATAGGGTTAGAAAAAAGGTAGACAGCAGCAtgaaggccagtgaaaatgttacagtggtaaCATCTGAGTTTCAAACACAGTGCACACTAATTTGGAAGGATACTCTAGCGCCACTTGGACAGAGATGGTCGGAAGTTGTGGCCAAGACGTAAAAGTTGCAGAAGTTACAAACTAATGCACCAGAAAAGGGGCAGACATTAGTGTGTCCACCCAGGTATTACTGCTGACTGGAGCTCGAGTGGAAAAATGCCTGTGACTACTGCATCATTTGTCCGGAGAGTCATTTGTCCAGAGAATGAATAAcagattgtaacctttcccattaaagacaagccagatgttagtgggtgttagtgggttttttgtccagtgggagagggactgctgtttttttgctgcttttgtctAATTCTCAGTGGATTGTAAATGAATTTAGTTCATAAATCTCTTTCTTTCAAGAACCAGTAAAGCATTACTGACAGAGACAAAACGAGGCCAGACTTTAACGAGTCTGGCCTGGAGCTCCGTATTTTTAATTACAATACAGCCAGATGTGTGGCTGTGATGGGTAACATGATGTGATAGAGATTGCTTGGCTTAAATTATATTGTCGTGTTCCAGGAAATGAAAGAGTGGTAAAATGTGTGTCTTAAAAATAATGCAGTCCATTCCCTGTTATTGTTAAAGAAGATTAGGCAGCATTTTCATATAAATCACAATTGTGGGTATCTTGGgtaataaaacaaaagacactTTGTTAAACCGTGGATGCTGGAAGGTATAATCTTTCAAGAAGCGGCCAACATCAAACCAATATAATACAAGTGCTTGTTAAATCACGATACAAAATACTGACTAGAAGTTAGCCTCTGAGTCGTGGAAAATAACTCCTTGTCAGCACAGATGGCctgccttctctctctctctctctctctctctctctctctgtctctgtctctctctttcattaTTTCTCAGCCCTCGCCCATTCTGCTTTTATGAGACTGAACGATCAATAAAGGATTGTGCAGGGAGGCAGAGCGCCTCACATCCCCATTTGGGAAGATAATTTGCGTCAGAAAATGGCAGCCGCTGCACAATAGTATATTGAtgtattaaagaaaagaaacgGATGGCATGCATTAGAGGGGaggaagacagaaacagaatgagagaaaaagagtGATAAAGAGTGAGAATGAGAGGGATCTTGAAGGAGGCAGGAGGGAggatgtgaaaataaaaatacaatgtaCGAGCTACTGTATAGGAGTTCAAAAGAAATGCTTCTCTTTTTCGGAACACTGTTCAGTACATACAGCGTATAATGGTAACGGGAAGTGGTATTCACACTGACCATAACAGACTGCAATTATATCGCAAATCTCCCATCAGACACATCTTCCACCAACTGTACAGGTCAACTGTACAACTGGCTTTGCACAAAGAATATCTGTGACTACTGAGACACTTTTTCTGTCATCTTTTTAATGGTTTGGCCTATTCATATGCAAACACAAGAGGTATGGTTATTATGTCTACATTTTATGGATATAAACAGTTAATGCACTCATAACAGTTGTGAATGACAGTAATATGATATTTCTTCCTACTGACTTGTAACCTAATTTACATAATTTGCTCCCTCTAAAAAGTTGTCAAATTTGAACACAAAGacatacagatgtttttttttttgaatcaGTGCAACTCACTCCTCCCACACTTTCTAGTAGAAGTGGTAGTCCCATGCTGTGGATGGCCctttaaaatacaattaaagaaacaaacaaaaaaaaaacccacacacaacCAACCCCTTTCCTGAAGTTATCTCTAGATCAAATTGTCAGAACTAGCCTATTCCATTTTAATTTCACCCCACCACTTAAAAACACTGTGGGACAACTTTCCCATCTTTTTGATTGGAAGGACAGCATCAGTGAAAATGTCCTAAgtgccaaaaataaataataaatgtccATGACCAGAGTCCGACCTACATCACATTGTTTTAGCACTCTGGAATCCACCATCAACAAATTTGACTGTCTGTCCACATTGAAGAATCCCAAGGACAATAGTTTATAAGTCCCAAATTTCAGATTCCACCATCTTGCAACCTATTTTTTAGttggttagttagttagttagttagttagtagtACTTCATCTCGAACATGTAAGTAGCAAATAAACAGAATAATCATACAGTGGTAGACAGACATAAAAAAGGAAGCATGAAAACtaaaaacaacatataatgATTTGACTTACATGACCAAAAACTGGTGGGATCAGTACTTTTTGATGCTTTGGTTTGTACATGCTTAATATGTGATTTCCAGCAGATTTGGTCATCTATTGTCACCTCAAATAATTTGATTTCATTTACTCTTTAAAATTAAACCTGTCCAAATGAATCTTTATCTCGTTATTAGTTCTGCAGTTCCCAAAAAGTATCAGTTTTGCAAACCAGACTTTTAATTTACTCAATTCTGAATTGATCACCTGCATTAAAACTTGCAAATCACTGCCAGaacaaaagaaatatttttatcATCAGCAACACCAGTTTCTatacttttgatactttgcATAactcattgatataaaaaattaacaatttAGGGCCCAACAGTGACCCCTGGGGACACCAGAAGTAATGTCCAAACATGCTGACACTGATTACTCAGCTACTTCTACCATCTGTTAGACAAATAACTCTTCACCCAATCTAATGCTTTTCCCCTGATGTCATACCGTTCTAGTTTATTGAATAATATCATGGTTTATTGTGTCAAAAGCCTTTTGTGTACAGTTTTTGGTCAAGAGAAGTTGTGATTTCCTCAGCTGAGTCTGTTAATGCCAgtgatgttgctctgtctgatcTGAATCTATATTGACTTTCAGTGAATAATTTGTGTTTGTCTATGAATTTTCCAGCCAGTTATTGAAAAGCTTTTCTAGGATTTTGGAGAACTGAGGTAGTAATGAAACAGGTCTGTAGTTTGTGAAGTGGTGATTGTTTGGTGTATGGCTTTtgctattttcattttgtttgtaaatCTACCGGTTTGAAATGATAAATTACAGATCTACGTTAATGGTTTTGAAATTCCCTCAATTCCCCCTTTCACAACAGTCATATAAATGTCATCACAGTGAGTAGGTGTCTTATTTGTACATTTGGCAACAGTATCTaagtatcagtatcagtatctATTTGTTTCTCATCGACTGCTGTGAGGAACATTGAACTCAGATTTCTATCAATGAAATTATTATTCTGCTCCTCAGATGTTCCTGGTGTAGGGATTTGTTTTGCAAGATCAGATCCAACACttacaaaaaatgtattgaaGCTGTTAACTACTTCATTCATATTATACTTTTCAGTGTtacaataatgaaatattttgggTAATTTACTTGTCCagaaccatttttttttcagtgttcaaTATTTTCCATATACTTTTAATATTATTCTTATCatctaacattttattttaatattcttTCCTAGTTATTCTTATAATATTagttaaaggtaggatctggaggattttcaaacaaaacaaaatatagacatatacaaatgaaatcctgcttaatcatcacctatgggcttctactcatgtgtggtggtgactctgtttgcagagctcctgccctttaactatattttgatgtttttgtgagctcggaccgcttctgggcggagatttccccagccaatgagagagcgcaggtgccgtgcccaagcgtgtccgagcgtgcaccagcgcaagccttgcctgaacctcttctgtgaagccttcttccgtacctccgggctcgGTACGGCTGGGAGAGTttagcctgataggaggggccgaatttgaatgtgtgtttacaaacagcaactggaaaatcctccagaccctacctttaacttattttcatatgttttatattttttttctgcctccTTAGTTCTGTCTTATGAATTCTctataaagtgtatttttctttttgcaggcATTTTGTAACCCCTTCGTGATCCAAGGACGATCCGCATACTTTAGTCTCCTGTTGGTTATTTTTATAGGATTATCTTATAATCTTCTAAATATTCTTAAGAATTCCTCATACGCACAATTTTTTGTTATTGCTATTGTATAAGGTGTCCCAGTTTTGTGACATTACGTCATTTTTGAATGCTATGATTGATTCCTCTGTTCTCACTCTTCTGTATACTGTTTTATTGTCAGGTTGATTGGTCTTGTAGCTGATGTTTAATACTGTATAAATCGGCAAATGGTCACTGACATATTAATAATGCATAGCAAAATGGCTACAAGAAAACTAACAATGATAACACCCATGACTAGATACTGGATTGTTAAGTTTGGATAAAATTATATGAAGTTCCAAATCATGTTGTCTCAAACACACCCCATATTAATTGGTTGTGATTGGCGTGGCCCAGGCCAGGTTGGCTAGAATTCTGTTTGAATGGGAGGAAGACCAGTCTTATCTGccagaacaaataaaacatgagtgCACAGATTTGCTGGTTCCCAGGCTAGATTTCCATGTCAACAACTGCAGCATAAGATACATCTGCTGCCTCTTTATTGGTTAAATATTGAAAGGTAAGGGGCAACACAGACAATGCAGCCGACAGACATTTTACAATACAAATAGAAAATAACTCTTAGagaaaaattgatttaaaagaaaaaaatttgaCTGCTACATCCAGACTGTTTTTAATTCCTCTATGGCTGTTTCGTGGGAAGAAAAAGTACAACACCAATGAATTTGGAATGTCTGCCTTATgatgttaaatataaaaaatggttttggagAACTATGTTAGCATTTCTGAAAGGAAGATGTATGAAAAAAGTATTGTTTTGGTATCAATACCGAATTTTAACTACTATATTCACACCAGtactgaacattttttaaataataccaGGCCCTTGTCTTTCCTAAAAATCATGTCTCtaacaaataaagacaaagagaaaaaaggatgCCTTGGCAGTTTAAAAAACATGACCTCAGCAGCCAGCACTCAAACTATTTGTCAGCTTGCTTCTCTGGTTAAAACGCTGCCATCCCAGACTATTGGTCGATCAATAGCTCTGCGAAAACATTATAAGTGGctggttgtgtgtgtggtgggtggGGGTTCACAGAGTGCTATGGTTGAGCAGTTGCTTCCATTGGTCTTCTGACCTCATGATCATTCCTGGAAGTTCTATTTTTTGTGGCTTCTTGCTGGGTCTTGGATTCACTTAACTCATTCAGCAGTACTGTACTCGTACTGTAGCCCTATTCACCCATTCTTTGCTGTATTAAGTATTATCTTCCTGACTTACTATCACATATGTTACCTTAATTTTACATCCTATAGttctttaaaaacagcagcGGGTTAAAAGCTAAATTATCCAGAAATGGATGGGTAATAATTATGGCGTGGACAAAAGATCATGATGGGACTGATTTTAACAAGATTAGACCATTCTGACGGAAGAATTAGTTGTTGGAATTGGTGACCCAGTCCAGACTGATGGTTGAAGATTTTCTGCGAGCTGTTTTGCagattaatgtttttgtcagtgtgttCCTTACTAGGTCTAGTTTGGGCCCCAGTAGTCATATTGATGAAATACTTGCAAGCAGTGAAATATTTCATACAATCAAATACTACAAACAGCATGTATCTCATGAAGTTGAGAacagtttagctgtaaaatgcaTGTATGTGCGAGCGTAAGAGTGCTAATTCCTTTATAGCTCATTTTAGAATTTCAATGGCAGTTTGTATGATGGTGATTCTTTAACTATTGCGATTATTGTGTCCATGTCAAGAAtgagtaaaacaaaaatgtacatcttattttttatttatcacactTACTTGACATCAAAAGGagcatacaaaaaaaatcaaatgataTATCagttattacttttattatgtaGAAAGTATTATTAACACCGGTTATTAGCATCCCTAATTTCTACCACACActacaaaatataaattcagGGAGATTTTTTTGGCAACCACAACAATACTCATGTGACAGGACAGCACATGGCTGGAGGACAGTTATCTTCCTGGAGGGAactgaaattagaaaaaaaacaaaaacaaaatcagtgtcATTTTTGGTAAAATCAAGAATATGTTTACTGGCTGTCATTTTCAAACAGCTCATATTTCCTTTACATGTACGAATTATAagaaaaactacattttgtattttgaatgCTAATGCTTAATTAGCaacaaatgtgacaaaatgtcaCCTCCACCCCAGTCACTTCCATCACTTTGTTAATTGTGATGGAAAAGTCTTATGGTAATGGGAATAACAATGCCAGTGTTATATTACTGAACATACTGTATCACAAAATGTCTCTCAATATATGGTAGATTTTCCAAACAATTTCCTCAAGGTAAGCATTTTATCTGAACTTCAATAACTATACAAAAGATACCTTAGTTTTTAGAATTTTAACATGTTGAACACATAGGTTAAGGCTAAAGATAAACACAACTGTTATTTGCTCTATCTGACAACAAAGTGAGTGAGCCAGCCAGGTAGCTAGCAGGAAGTCAATGAGCCAGCAAGCTAGTGGGAAGTGAGTGAGccagcaagctagctagctagctagagaTGTGTGATTGACTTGCAGTGGTGACAGCTGAGCTATCTtttggcttttaattgaagttttacagtagttCATTTAGGTAACATTAGGATTATTTTGACCCTTTATCAATGTTAGTTTTACTTTTAGGTTGTGACTCTCTGTTGCTGTGAATGAGGAACCGAGAAAGTGAGAGATTAATTAAGGGTTTGCATTAAAGTAATTATGATTTCTGATTGTATATTGCAGCTGAAAACTGCCTGAATATGGCTACCAGTGAACAAGCAAGTAACAGCCCACCTTTGAGGAAACCATGGATGGAATGCATCATCCACTGTTCTGATGACAGAAATAAGCAGGTTTCAGCACAAAGTGTTGACTCCTGGAGATCTCTGCGCAGGGCAGTTTAGATATGGAATCATGTACCAGTACTGGAACTGGCAAAAGACATTCCTGAGGGTCAGATTCTAAAAATCTACTACCACAGAAAGTGTTGCAGCATCTTCATCATGAAGAAAGATCTTGATGGAATccttgccaaaaaaaaagaaaattgccAGTAGCTGACTGGTTGCTTCAATGAACTCCCTAGGAATTGTCCAAGTCAAGGAATCAACCACGAAGCACTTGAGACGAAAGCTGGAGAGTGAGTTTGCTGGAGCCTTGCACATCTTCCCTGATACGAAAGGAAAACTCCTCCTCTATCCAGATAACCTGTCCATGAGGGAAATTGCCAAAGAAAATCAGTCTCTCATAAATGAGTTGCAGGCCCTGAAAAGTGCTGGTGCTCAAGATGAAGCCATCAAACTGAGAGCGGACATCAAAAGTCAAGATGTTCCTCAAGTCTGGCCACCTGAAGTAAAAGCAGAAGCAGAACGTCCTACCATTCCGGAACTGCTCATCATCTTCCCGTATCATTTACTCACAGGCTGTAATGATCTTGACGATGCATCCCAGAGAGTTCAGTGACTTGTGCGATCGTTTGGCCATGACATAATATATGCAGTGGCATGTGGAAATACCCGGCCTTCCAAGCACATCATTCTGCCATTCAGTGTCAAGTCGTTGACAGGGAATGTAGAGCTGATAAACATCCTCAACCGACttgatcacagtgtgtcctATTCACAGATGCAAGAGATCGATACTGCCCTATGTCTTCAGAAACTCTCATTATCAGGGAGTGGCACTGTCTTACCAGCTTACATCTATCTGGATATATTCACAGCTTTAGCGTGGGACAATATCGATCGTCTTGAAGAAACTGTCACTGGTGGAGTAACATCTCACAGAGTCAATGGGATTGCTGTGCAAGCAAGGACAATCAACCCAGTTCCTGTCCAACCCATGCCCTCTGTtgccaaaacaaagaagagaaGCATAGTTTCAACTCTGCGAATGTTACCAACTTACCACCCTGGGCAATGGGTGGGGCCACCACAAAGCAAAGGTGCAGATGCTGATACTGCAGCCAATACTCAGCTTGCCAGAGAGAAGAACCTTGTTTGGGTCCTAGCACACATGTCATAGCAAGAAGACCAGCCAGTCAGCAGCTGGACAGCCTTCAACCTGCTGACTCAATGGGAATATCGGCATTATAAATAAACGGCATCACTAACGGCGCTACTTTTTTCAGTAATGAGTAATCAAGGAGCAAATCACTGTTCATTGTACTCATGTGCTGATTGTCACCCTGGTGAAGGTCCTCTGACTGAAAGCTTGGTTAATTAAAGATACTTGCATTCATCCAAGTGTACAGGTCCTATTTTCACACAAGTAACGAGTAATCAAAAAAGTTACTGTCTCCCCCGTTATAACGCCGTTACCGttactcacaataaaatgtgCCATTACTCTGCTTTACTTGAGTTCACTGAAGCGGCTTTCACCCAATCAAGCTCCTTCTCAGTGGAGctctaaagttttttttttctttggtgaggGGAGAggtgaggggggagggagggagagacaactGTATAGGTGATGATGATCGGCTTAGGGAgagtaaaatttcatcataaaccaatcagaggcagagtagggcaggcattcacaagcacacaagcagggttgtcaggtccgcttattagccgcgactttgggcttgttttctgtaaagttgcttacaaatattggtagtcacGGGTTGTggttttttgggcttgtttctaaagtggagttgcttatttgggcttgctctcttaACATCGCCTTTCTCTACATATAtctgtctaataagttatttaaacgcatgataatATGACTGCAagatgtttccacagctccgCTCCCTCCGCCCCCTCCTTCTCCACATACACAAAGGTGACGGTCAGTCaatgagacttttcacatttaaattgcaCAATTAATGGAGGTTCTTTAACGAGTGTAGATAAGTGTGCAATGATTTATAATAATGATTTATTCTATTAAGTGTcgatttaattaatttaacatATTCAGTGTTGAGTTTCATTACATACAGTTGAGTTTCATTGCATGCAGTTCCATTAAGGGGGAGGTGTCCAagcaatttgacatatttgagtattttataaaaaagtaaCACTATAGTTACTTTCCAGGTAATTAGCTATTTTTATAgtgcagtaactcagttactaaATCAGTTACTTTTTAGggaaagtaactagtaactataactaattacttttaATTGGTAAGCATTTCCAAGATGCTGGACTCCAAGACCTCCACATTTAGTCTGGCATAATCGCAGAAGGTTCTATTGCTGCTGTTATGGATTAGCCTGGTTCGATGGATGCAgctttctgtcaaaataaaagcaccaagctaataaaaatgcagtgaaacttttaatttaaagaatataatttacaagaaaagccccaagccattaagttaatcgattttctcACACCCTTAATCACCACAAATGGATGGTgcaccagaatttaaagttttactttggtgaacacttttactttggtgaatttggtgaattccgcaTCCGTTTATaaaccggaaccagaatccagacaaaattcagagtgaataaaaACCGCCGTCAGTGAGTGACGCAAGGCtagccggtgggtaactggtgaggatagcaacaatggcgacggCTACAGAttctacagaccacattaacgatgctatagAGGTATTTCGCTACTACTCgcattaatggaggaccaaattaaggaagctgctaaactggatttaacagcgatgcagctgggcgtgcacaatGACAGAGATATTTTAAACGGGCagtgctcgcttgttttcggcactcccgaggcatggatactaatgacagATCATTagcagattctgggtgagtcgttgatctctactgattggttagggaaaaatcaaattccctcccccttgtaaattgccttcaatggaggcgatgtcagactgaaggttctggaagcttcagtctgacactcaggttAGTTATGGATTGAAGTCTGCCACGAATTCCTCAGAGATGGAAACGACAGGCTCTCAACCTTCTGGATGTCCTATTTGGACATGATTGAAATCTTGTTGGGGCTCATCCGAGCACCCAGAGAGGGTGACCGGATGCTACACTTGGCAAGCATTTGAGCAATGATCCCATGGTGCTTTGCTTATGACAGGATGAATTATGCACACTACATTCCCTACTACTATGTTCAGATGTCTCAGCTGCCCATCACACACCCAGATGTGTACATGGAATCCATGAAAGGAGGCCTCTCTGTTCAACTGGGCTCCACCTATCCCTTTGGCCGAATTCCTTTTGACCAAGCTATAGAAGAAACAgtgaacaaagacacacagatagCTGGAGGGACAAAGGGATTCAGTTTGAAGCCAGAAGCCATGACCAAATGTTACCTAACGGCAGAGTACAGAAGCATGTACCTCAGACAGATGAGAGAACTGATAGGTCTACGCATGTCCAAACTGTCCCAACCAGATCTACAGAGTTCAAGGATCAAGAAAGATGAAGCAGATGTCCAGTCTCTCATTGACCTCATGGAGAATAATTGGCTCAATCCTATGTGCCCCTGTGAGACTGATTTGCTTAGCCTTTCCACTGGCTCCATGGCCCCACGTGATGTGACCTGGGATCTCTTGAAAGCTCTTGAAAAAGGAGATGAGGCCTACCAGGTATTCAAGCAAACAAGGTTAGATGAGGACCCACCATCTTTCAAATTCCATGACAAGATGACCAAGCAAAGCCTGAGGACATTCTCCAATGTCAGCACAAAAACATCTCATGGTAAGGAAGCACAGGAAGTTGTTCTGAAGGCAGACAGAAAACTGCTCAGCCACATGATCCTTGTGGCTCAAAGCAGGAAGCTGAATATGAGGGATGTCTTTGCCCACCCACTGGGTCCACTGCCATGGGCACTGGCAAATGCTGATGGGTACCTAcgaaaaacaaacaaggctGCATTGCCAGAGAGCTTGAAAAGAATGTGTCTCCTGCAGAACACATCCCAACCCTATCTACTTTCATTATTGATGGGATGAGCCTGGTCCAAAAAAGGAATGGCAACAATAAGACCTTTGCACAGAGTGAGAGGATTGATATTGGTTTTGATGTCTACCACCAGACGTTCATCAAAGATGCTGAACGACTCAACAGAGGTGGAGACACCACTCACCAGTACAAGAACTTTGCGAGGGGACATCACATCCAGCAGTGGAGAAAATTCTTGTGCAGTCCCACCAACAAGACCAGTCTTATGAAGTTTCTGGTTTCAATACAAGAAATGCTGCGTGGCAAGGAGGTTTACATGACCTGTGAGGAAAGCTGCTACAAGTTGACAGAAGATGAGCGTGACGAAGTAGCAGAGTTGCGCTCCACACATGAAGAAGTTGACACCCGTCTGCTCCTGCATTCATTGCATGCAGCAAATACAGGCTCAAAGGCAGTTGTCATTACAGCTGAGGACACTGATGTCATGGTGCTTTGC
Protein-coding sequences here:
- the LOC125878864 gene encoding uncharacterized protein LOC125878864 isoform X1 — translated: MMSTSVLRMNYAHYIPYYYVQMSQLPITHPDVYMESMKGGLSVQLGSTYPFGRIPFDQAIEETVNKDTQIAGGTKGFSLKPEAMTKCYLTAEYRSMYLRQMRELIGLRMSKLSQPDLQSSRIKKDEADVQSLIDLMENNWLNPMCPCETDLLSLSTGSMAPRDVTWDLLKALEKGDEAYQVFKQTRLDEDPPSFKFHDKMTKQSLRTFSNVSTKTSHGKEAQEVVLKADRKLLSHMILVAQSRKLNMRDVFAHPLGPLPWALANADGYLRKTNKAALPESLKRMCLLQNTSQPYLLSLLMG